Below is a genomic region from Microbacterium galbinum.
GTGCAGCAGCGCGTAGTTCTCGATCGCGAGGGGCAGACCCTGGCGGATGTCCTGGCCGAACCAGGGGTAGACGGGGCCGGTGTTACCGCGCCCGAGCATGAGGTCCATCCGACCGTCGGACACGTGCTGGAGCATCGCGTACTCCTCGGCGATGCGCACGGGGTCATTGGTCGTGATGAGCGTCGTCGAGGTGGAGACGATGAGACGCTCGGTCTGCGCCGCGAGGGCGGCGAGGAAGGTGGTGGGGCTGGACGACCAGAACGGAGGGTTGTGGTGCTCGCCGACGGCGAAGACGTCGAGGCCGACCTCTTCGGCGTGCTTCGCGATCGCCAGCGTCGCCTTGATGCGCTCCTGCTCGCTCGGCGTCACTCCGGTGGTGGGGTCGCGCGTGATGTCGCTCACCGACATGATGCCGAACTGCATCGCGGGTGCCCCTGACTGCTCGCTCATGATTTCTCTCCAACTTCTCCGAACCCGATGATTGCACCCGGTTCTATTCACTTGAATGTATATGAGTCAACGCGATCGCACCAACTTTATTCCCGGCGGTAGCCTCGGAGCATGAGCACCACCGGAGCGGACTCCACACCGCCGGCGACAGGAACCACTCCGCGCCCCCGACGCCGCGTCCCGTTCTGGGACAACGCACGCTACGCCTGCATCGTGCTGGTGGTGCTGGGCCACGCGATCCAGCGTCTCATCTACGACTCCGACATCGCGTTCGCCTTCTACCTCGCCCTCTACGCCTTCCACATGCCGGCGTTCGCGATCATCTCGGGATACTTCTCGAAGTCGGGCTCGCCGACCAAGACGCAGATGGCTCGAGTGATCACCGACATCCTCCTGCCGTACATCATCTTCGAGACGCTCTGGACGCTCACGAAGTGGCTCGTCGAGGGCCAGGCGAACCCCAACCCGACGCAGCCGTCCTGGACGCTCTGGTTCCTCCTCGCTCTCGGGATCTTCCGCCTCGTCCTCCCCTACCTCGCGCTGCTGCGCTGGCCGCTGCTCTGGACCGTCGCGATCTCGATCGGCGTGGGCTACCTCCCCAACATCGACAGCACCTTCTCGCTCTCGCGCACGCTCGGCCTTCTGCCCTTCTTCACCCTCGGCTGGTGGCTGCGCGAACGGGACGTCGTGGCCCGACTGCGCCTGCTCGACTTCCGCCCGTGGTGGATCCGGGTCGTCGCGGTCGCCGTGCTCGCGGGCACCGGGTGGGCGGCCTGGAACTGGCTCCCGTTCTGGCAGGAGTTCGATCTGCGCCACTGGCTCTTCTACGAGGACTCCTACGCCGACCTCGGGCTCGGCGGCGAGCAGTGGTGGGCCGGCGGTGTGCGCATCGCGCTGATGCTGCTCGCGGTGCTGCTGTGCGCGGCGTTCTTCGCGCTGATCCCCCGCGGCACGTACTGGTGGACCACGTTCGGCCAGTACACGATGTACGTCTTCCTCCTGCACTCCTTCGTCCTCTACCCGTTCCGCGAGTCCGGCATCCTGCGCGACCTCGAACCCACCTGGATCTGGCTGCCGCTCGTCACACTGCTCTCGGTCGTCGTCGCGCTCGCGCTGGCCACGAAGCCCGTCCGGCGGGTGTTCCGCCCCCTCGTCGAACCGCGACCGAAGTGGCTCTTCCGCGACCCCGAGCTGACCTCCCGCGAGGGACGGCGCAACGACCCGACCGGCTCGCGACGGCCGCGATAGCCTGGACGACGTGACCCGAGCCTCGACCCTCCGCGACCGCATCGTCGATGAGATCGAGACCGACGGGTTCGGCGCCCTCGGTCTGCACGTCCTCATCGGCGACGAGACCGCCGAGCATCGTTGGGCGCCCGACGAGCGGATCGACATCCAGTCGGTCGCCAAGGGCGTGTGCGTGCTCGCCGCAGGCATCGCCGCCGACGAAGGGTTGATCTCCGTCGACGAACCCGTGGCGGCCTCCCTTCCCGGATGGGAGCTCGGCGCCGGGGTCGAGGAGGTCACGCTGCGCGACCTGCTCACCATGTCGAGCGGAATCGATCTCCCGTGGTCGGAGACGATGATGACGGACTGGCCCGACCTCGCGGCGGAGTTCCTCCGCCGACCGACGCCCGGACGCACCTTCCAGTACTCGAACGCGAGCACGTACACGGCGATGCGCGTGCTCGCCGAGCACGTGGGCGACGTGCACGCCTACCTCGAACCGCGCCTGTTCGCGCCGCTCGGCATCATCGACACGGAGTGGGAGCGCTGCCCGAACGGCCGAATCGTCGCGGGTGGCGGACTCTTCCTGCGCACCGAGGAGATGGCCCGGATCGGACGCCTCATCCGAGATCGTGGAGAGTGGCAGGGGCACCGCCTGATCGACGCGCACTGGATCGACCGGATGCATTCCGAGTGGCTCGCGTGCGGCCAGAACCCCGGCTACGAGAGGTACGCGCTGGCCGGGTGGGACGGGCCGGGCGCGGGATGGCGCCTGCACGGCGCCTACGGGCAGCTGGTGATCTTCGCCGGCGACGCCGTCGTCACGATCACCGCCCAGGACCATTTCGGGGCGGATGCCGCCACCGCCGCGATCATGCGCATGATCGCGGAGTGACCCGCTCCGCCGCCCGCGCCCGGCGGCGGATCAGGCGAAGAGTTCCGCCCCGATGTACGACCCCGCGGTCGCCCCGCGTGGGATCGCCCAGACCCCCGAGCCGACGTGGCGCAGGTACTCGTTCATGAGGTCGGTCGACAGCCGGCGCTGCAGCGTGATGAACTGCGCGGGGTCGCGCTGGTACGACAGGAAGAAGAGCCCGGCGTCCAGCCGCCCGAGGTCGTTGTTCCCGTCGACGTAGTTGTACCCGCGCCGCAGGATACGGATGCCGTCGTTCTGGTCGGGGTGGGCGAGCCGCACGTGCGCGCTGGCGTCGATCGCGGATCCGGAGAAGTCGGGCTCGGTGAGTTCGGTGCCCCCGGAGAGCGGCGCACCCTCCCCCTTGTCCCGTCCGATGATCGTGTCCTGCTCCGACAGCCGCACGCGATCCCAGGTCTCGATGAGCATCGCGATCTTGCGGGCGACGAGGTAGGACCCGCCCGCCATCCAGGCCGGTTCGTCGGAGTCCGCGACCCAGACGTGGGCGTCGAGCGCGGCGGTGTCGTCGGCGAGGATGTTCGCGGTGCCGTCCTTGAACCCGAAGAGATTGCGCGGAGTGGCTTGCGCCGCGGTGGTGCGCGAGGTCTTGCCGAAGCCCAGTTGCGACCAGCGCAGACGCGCGCGGCCGAAGGCGATGCGGCTGAGGTTGCGGATGGCGTGCACGGCCACCTGGGGATCGTCGGCGCAGGCCTGGATGCAGAGGTCTCCGTGCGAGGCCTGCGGGTCGAGGTCGTCGCCGAGGAAGGCGGGAAGCCGCACGAGAGCGGCGGGACGGGACGCGGCGATCCCGTACCGGTCGCCGTCTTCGTTCTCGAACAGACCGGGACCGAAGCCGATCGTGATCGTGAGCCCGGAAGCAGGGAGGCCCTGCGCCTCGCCGGTATCGTCCGGCG
It encodes:
- a CDS encoding acyltransferase family protein, translated to MSTTGADSTPPATGTTPRPRRRVPFWDNARYACIVLVVLGHAIQRLIYDSDIAFAFYLALYAFHMPAFAIISGYFSKSGSPTKTQMARVITDILLPYIIFETLWTLTKWLVEGQANPNPTQPSWTLWFLLALGIFRLVLPYLALLRWPLLWTVAISIGVGYLPNIDSTFSLSRTLGLLPFFTLGWWLRERDVVARLRLLDFRPWWIRVVAVAVLAGTGWAAWNWLPFWQEFDLRHWLFYEDSYADLGLGGEQWWAGGVRIALMLLAVLLCAAFFALIPRGTYWWTTFGQYTMYVFLLHSFVLYPFRESGILRDLEPTWIWLPLVTLLSVVVALALATKPVRRVFRPLVEPRPKWLFRDPELTSREGRRNDPTGSRRPR
- a CDS encoding serine hydrolase domain-containing protein, with the protein product MTRASTLRDRIVDEIETDGFGALGLHVLIGDETAEHRWAPDERIDIQSVAKGVCVLAAGIAADEGLISVDEPVAASLPGWELGAGVEEVTLRDLLTMSSGIDLPWSETMMTDWPDLAAEFLRRPTPGRTFQYSNASTYTAMRVLAEHVGDVHAYLEPRLFAPLGIIDTEWERCPNGRIVAGGGLFLRTEEMARIGRLIRDRGEWQGHRLIDAHWIDRMHSEWLACGQNPGYERYALAGWDGPGAGWRLHGAYGQLVIFAGDAVVTITAQDHFGADAATAAIMRMIAE
- the efeB gene encoding iron uptake transporter deferrochelatase/peroxidase subunit; amino-acid sequence: MNDTGADAAADSSSGEAVAAASAPTGLSRRGLLGLAIGGGVAGLAVGAGAGLSGGVALGRARAAEDALAAYDFFGEHQAGITTPVQDHLHFASFDMMPRTDRDDLVSLLQDWTYAASRMTQGLDVSATGAVGGSAEEPPDDTGEAQGLPASGLTITIGFGPGLFENEDGDRYGIAASRPAALVRLPAFLGDDLDPQASHGDLCIQACADDPQVAVHAIRNLSRIAFGRARLRWSQLGFGKTSRTTAAQATPRNLFGFKDGTANILADDTAALDAHVWVADSDEPAWMAGGSYLVARKIAMLIETWDRVRLSEQDTIIGRDKGEGAPLSGGTELTEPDFSGSAIDASAHVRLAHPDQNDGIRILRRGYNYVDGNNDLGRLDAGLFFLSYQRDPAQFITLQRRLSTDLMNEYLRHVGSGVWAIPRGATAGSYIGAELFA